TGATGAGTCGATCTGTCTACGCGTCTTACTTTTGCTGCCCTAGTCAGATATTCATAACTGAAAAGTAGTGGATTCTTTTTCAGATAAGTCTTGAAAGGAGAAGGAAAGCTGGAATGTCACCAGGCATCTATTATTGAATTCACCTGACCGGATAGTACCCATTTTTGGAAGGTCCAGTGCTAAAGTCATGGAATGGGTAAGTCGCCAATCCCTAAAACAAACTATGTTTTGTACTTTATTCACTGAGTTACGGGGGGGGCATTTTACTAGAGGTTTATATTGTATCAATCTACCCTTGTGTGCATCATTCCTGTTGAAGCATATACTCAGAGGTAGGTGCAGGGCGAATGATTTCAAAGCAGACTCCCAATTCATTAGATAAAGAAGATCACCAAGATCTCATGATCCACTGCCAAACTTATTCTAATTCAATGAGCATTTTCAATAGTATGTCTTGAAGAGGACTCGAACCTCCACGCTCTTTAGCACGAGTTTTTGAGTCTCGCGTGTCTACCATTTCACCACCAAGGCATCTTGAAAGTGAATCATATTCCACGAATATGATACTATCTAGTGTGATGTATGGAATATATGACAAAGGTGGAGTGTTGGAGTATTCCTATTGATCGATCATGTTATATATCCAATTGCTTTAATCTGAAGTATCTGGAGATGTCTATATTaagattatattaaatatatagattatattAAAAAGATGGACAATCAAACCTAGTTACTTCTCgattcaataaaagaaaaaaggaaaagaagtgaATAGGGTCCCAAATATGAGAGATCAATAAAATAAGGCCTGATTATGCCCATTCCTAATCCTAAATGGAATGTAATGACGTAAGGATCCATATGTAAACATAGTATCTATTTAGATATGCTCGAATGGCCCTTTCGCATAATGAGAATGTATATAGCCCTATTCCAATCTGGTCTGATATGGAATGAACTTATAATCATGGAACTGATTCTATCattagattataaattataagttCATAACCCCAGTCCATTCTCATTTTGGGCAGAACAAATCTACTAATTCTTTGATTCTAGTTAGTAAACAAGGACCTTGAACTAAGAAATAGATTCTAGAAGCTAACTAGAAGCTAAACTAAAAAAGGGTATCCTGAGCAATTTCAATAATCGGGTTCATTGATATTCTTGGTATAGTAGATACTATCACACATACAATCATACTCAATTGGATGGAATTGTTTGATCTTAAAGAggatcttttataatttcacaTGTAAGGAGTCTAGTAATTTCTTGGTATTGTAATAATCGGGTTATTTCTTGGTTTCATCCAGCCATTAATAACttgattatttttagataatagTAGATAGAAATGATGCTAGTAAGGAGTCTTATTGAAACCAAGAAATATAGGTCTACTTGCCATCCACACCAGAATAAATGGAGTTTTCCAAAAAAAACATGCTAGTGGAGGAAGACCTCCTAGAGATAAGAGACATAGAGCTAAAGAGAGAGCCCAAAAAGGATCTTTTGTGTATAATCTTGCATAATCTCGAATGTTATCAGTTCCAGTACGTAGACCAAATAATACAATGCAAGCAAAAGTTCCTAGATTCATGGAGATATAAAACAACATATAAGTTATCATGCTCGTATATCCACCATTTGATTCTCCAACAATTATTCCAATAATTACATATCTGATTTGACCTATGGATGTTTCATGCTtgtttaagtaataaaaatgaGATTCACCAATATCATGCTAAGAATAGCTAGGATTTCCAAAAGAAGATGTCATTCGTTTGATgtgaaataaaaaggaatatcAAAAATTTGAGTGGCTGAAGCCGAAGTAGCTACTTTCGAAGtaacgaaaagaaaagaaacaattgGAGTGGGAGAGTCAGAGTATAAAAGAGGATTCCTCActtctttctttcattcaaAATAGTGCATGAGACTTTCATCTCGCACAGCTcttaagtgataaaagtaaagaagaacttatcttctttcttttttttattacctTCCTCGCGTATGTATAAGATTGAACCCATTCGATTTCTAAAATGGATTACtaatccttaaattttttaagaatcCTTCATCAGTGGTTGTGAAGGATTGATTTTTCTTAATCTTTTTAACCTTGGTTCCGTAGGAGCAAGTCAGAAAGACTGAGAAATAGAATCACCTGATTTGATTCATTCTCAATAGCCATGAGATGATCATTTTAGGGTGATCCTTTTGTTGACGGATGCTCCTATTACACTTGTAGTCTCTGAAGGATGAGAACCAATTATGTAGCATCTACATCAAGAATTCAAGTATTGTATACGTCATTAGTTTGATCCCTTGTAGGAACTACCCGTAATAACAAACTTGCAAAATGGATCTGTTTATCATAAAAAGAATCTTTGTTCCTGACATTGCTTCACCTTAATTGTTATTTGAACAAATCAAAGTCAAAGTTATGTCTTGGTCTGAGTGGGGATAGCATTTCTCTTCTGCATGTCCATGGGGTTTCGAAAAATCCAAACATCTTAGAGATAGATAGAGAGGTAGGAATTTATCGAATGAACTTCACTCTTTCGTATACGTTAGGAGTCCATTGATGAGAAGGGGCTGGGGAAAGCTTGAACCCAATTCCTACAGTGATGAATATGAGCGCAATTGAAATTCCTAGAGAGTTATACATTTGTGTATTGATAAGATCATCCACTATTTCTTGAAGCTCGATCTCTCCCCCGCATGAACCATATAGCCAAGAGAAACCATGAACCAGAATAGGAGAGCTTACCTCACCCATGAGTAAATATTTCGTAATAGCCTTATTAGATTGTACATcgttaatttgaaaattttgaattagttgATTTATTAGATTTTCATTTTGACGTACTTATTTTCGTTTTCAACAATTCATGTAAGAATGAATCGAGGAAAAACTTATGAATCTATTAACTATAGAAAAAGATCTTATGGTAGTCAAAATGGGGCCTCACCACCCATTAATGCATGGTGTTCTTTGTCTTATCGTTACTCTAGATGGTGAAGATGTTGTTGACTGTGAACCAATTAGGTTATTTACACagaagaatggaaaaaaaattacgaaaaactGAACAATTATACAATATTTTCCTTATGTAACGCATTGGGATTATTTAGTCGCTATGTTCACGGAAGCAATAACCGTAAATGGACCGGAACAATTGGTCGAAAgatatatatttagaataaattatgtagaaatttgaaacaatttgtAAAAAGGAATcttgtgttttattatttcaaatttcagtacatatatatttagaataaatttgagAATATCTTGTAATCACAGAAGAggattgtttatatatataaccgTTTATAGGTACCTGAAAGATAGCAACAACCCTTCAAAGGAACTAAAAAAGGAGAGAATGAGAGAGGCCATACGATGAAGGGCGAAAATTAAGGTGTGGTGAAGAAGAACCTGACCCTTACTCCCCCATTTTTGTATCTATATCTTTGGCAAAgcctttccttttgttttttgcCGTGCTTTACCAGGGTTCCATCTCCGCCATCAACGAAAGCCAGTGCGAGAGAACATCAAATCCCTGGTTCACGTACGAGCCTCCACCTCTCTtcttcccctgttttgactGTTGTGTTCTTCTAAACAAGATCCCTGAACAACGAATGGGGAATAATTGAGTACTTTACTACTTTCTTCGTTGTTCAGGATCGTTTAGAAGAACTCCCTATTTAcaacagcaaaaaaaaaaaaaagtacaaagagACGAGGTTCATTTCCCATATTCATTATTCGAGGTTGAAACGAAAGAATTTGCTTTTGTTTCGTTGTTTTTCGTTATTTTAATCGACCCTTTTGAAATCTAAACAGGTTGTTATCGTTTTGTTTAGAAGGACAGAGCAGTCTCCATTGTCGCGGAAatacaaaaggaaaagaaaagggtCAACCAAACTTCACCACGGCAACAATTAAGGCACGCCAACATCCAAATAATCCCAATCATCTTTCAGTCCTGTAACATTGACAATGTCTAGCCCGATGATCCTTAAGAACCGAAACTCCCTCCAACGGCGGCAACCGCTGTTGCATAGCCGTTCCAACAGCGTCGATAGCTGCATCACCCCTCGTGGGAACACCAATCTCAGGTTCGGGGAGGTTTGCGGTGGTACTACCGCCGACGTTGCGGCTGTCTGTTGCTGTTGCCCATGTGGGTTGGCCAACCTTGTGGTTCTAGCAATATACAAGGTTCCTGCAGGGCTGTACCGCCGCGCTCTCCGCCAGAAACGGCTGCGCAAGTTGCACAAAAAAGGGTTACTTCAACCAAAGAACCACGGCGCCCATTTCCGATGTAATGATCCCGAATTACTCTGTCTCGAGGACTATTTCCAAGACGCAGGGGTTTCCGAAGAAACTGAGAAAGCTGCAGTGGAACTGGAAAATGAAATGTGGCAAAGGTTTTACGGTACTGGATTTTGGAGAAGCCCCTCTCAAAAAGAAGGTGAGACTCCCAGGTTTCATCCTCTCTAACTACAATTTTCCAACCTTTGCTGCTTTAGTGCCCTTCaccatatatatgtttaatgaAATGTTGTAAGacaaaattatatgtaaatgGAGGTGGTGGGATTTTCTGATTCCTTGTCATCAAAGAAAAAATCGGAAAGGGATTAGGTAGGGTGATTGATTGTATGGAACGTATGtcatattttaagaatttgattGTTGTTGCCTTCAAATCTTCATGTTCAAATCCTTGAACACATCAACACATTTTGTGAGCTttttgataataatatataataaagatcgattttaagttattaaatgttatgtttatatatatactttcttTATATTTATCTTAAACTTATTATAGGATGTTTTAGAAATTAGTCACACGTCAAAGtttttatagtaataataaattccaattttacgttagaattaaaagttatttgaattaattatttgttgttttgtgttGGTAATTAAATGACTATTTACAAGAACAAAATTTCTAagtaataaaatagttaatgaAAAATGTATAGACACCGTATCCGAAAGTTAGTGTTGTCGGAAATGGTAGTTTTAGAATCTCA
The sequence above is a segment of the Gossypium raimondii isolate GPD5lz chromosome 4, ASM2569854v1, whole genome shotgun sequence genome. Coding sequences within it:
- the LOC105766581 gene encoding uncharacterized protein LOC105766581, with translation MSSPMILKNRNSLQRRQPLLHSRSNSVDSCITPRGNTNLRFGEVCGGTTADVAAVCCCCPCGLANLVVLAIYKVPAGLYRRALRQKRLRKLHKKGLLQPKNHGAHFRCNDPELLCLEDYFQDAGVSEETEKAAVELENEMWQRFYGTGFWRSPSQKEGETPRFHPL